One part of the Ranitomeya imitator isolate aRanImi1 chromosome 10, aRanImi1.pri, whole genome shotgun sequence genome encodes these proteins:
- the LOC138651277 gene encoding zinc finger protein 724-like produces the protein MDPFQGFEVGAEVELNDGLSVVEDSAAVKVENKLDLPAWHHLHYIDDSSSDESLDHQHVFSPFSQVKTMEKPKYVPEGRALKKGNDHLGWQMFSTSEPILQNDDPSVVWSYAYNNEDQDQTCPLGPSLEETEISYLEIIPALNYSLSPTRPTELYPEMISTQEGGEAELFGKYSYYNAKTQSVGTVKPWVRSHKCTKCGRQFGRTYNLESHMCIKEALTSVRTDDIIPANITDMYNSRSKCEQSEESMKRLEKMCAEAQKELHNLQELYKKEEANPPLNVLMETHKDEPVPDNSVLRYKRPFTCGRCGRTFRRRINLGSHVCCNDGKLSIARSSGSIAVDFNMVDSSQVISTVSKSEDGTQVKVFKCQNCGKVFNRRSSYGTHMRWHRKEQELVSFVNKSFSSDDFGSLGTSLDVTSMDIKKKTGPMFTCQECGRVFSKLCSYSTHTLWHIKRRNSASALAVPDLNQVAQGQERRIPEAQVPSVSAEHRSNGAKAMAANTFTCQECGRVFHKSSAYSNHTRWHIKERELVLRVKAASQTALVTGDANAMGHYLNKSSKESNCKSLPVSGLEDDHLQAYGFLASHPNLEAQESLSMLADLDQQKASVEVPEFIYELVVGTESFHEGLTSTDPQILQSVEVLEPAEETISRTQTSSFSSVTNEPSMSSVPPTMELPYELLVHLFKKPRPPYRCQDCGVYFFQLWRMKLHQNKGAMRSRWKKHRCNCGRSPVGLLHFLRHQLQHLSNTSFTCATCGKLLRGYQQLHAHSWEHPLVSQFTCKCGARFSQLPRYLWHSILNKTKDGIRSQKSPAAT, from the coding sequence GAGAATAAGCTGGACTTGCCAGCCTGGCATCATCTCCATTACATTGATGATTCAAGCAGTGATGAAAGCCTGGACCACCAGCATGTGTTCTCCCCGTTTTCCCAGGTGAAGACTATGGAAAAGCCAAAATATGTTCCCGAAGGCAGGGCATTGAAGAAAGGGAACGACCATTTGGGATGGCAAATGTTCTCTACCTCCGAGCCCATTCTGCAGAACGACGACCCGTCGGTTGTTTGGAGCTACGCATATAACAACGAAGATCAGGATCAGACTTGTCCCTTGGGACCAAGTTTGGAAGAGACCGAAATCTCATACTTGGAAATTATTCCAGCTCTGAATTATAGTCTTTCTCCCACTCGACCCACCGAACTATATCCTGAAATGATCTCCACCCAGGAAGGTGGTGAAGCTGAGCTATTCGGGAAGTATAGCTACTATAATGCAAAAACCCAGAGTGTGGGAACGGTGAAGCCGTGGGTGCGAAGCCACAAGTGCACCAAGTGCGGGCGTCAGTTTGGACGGACGTACAACCTGGAGAGCCATATGTGTATCAAGGAGGCCCTAACCAGCGTGAGGACAGACGATATAATACCCGCTAACATCACTGATATGTATAATTCACGGAGCAAATGCGAACAAAGTGAAGAGTCGATGAAAAGGTTGGAGAAGATGTGTGCCGAGGCGCAGAAGGAGCTTCACAACCTGCAGGAACTGTATAAGAAAGAAGAAGCAAATCCGCCGCTCAACGTTTTGATGGAAACGCATAAAGATGAACCGGTCCCTGACAATAGTGTATTGAGGTACAAGCGTCCTTTTACTTGTGGTCGTTGCGGGCGCACGTTTAGGAGAAGGATTAATCTAGGGTCTCATGTGTGCTGCAATGACGGAAAACTAAGCATTGCTCGTTCCAGTGGTTCAATAGCCGTGGACTTCAATATGGTTGACTCAAGTCAGGTCATATCTACTGTAAGTAAAAGCGAGGATGGCACTCAAGTAAAAGTCTTCAAATGCCAAAATTGTGGGAAAGTATTCAATAGACGTTCGTCATATGGAACCCACATGCGATGGCATAGGAAGGAGCAAGAACTGGTGTCCTTTGTGAATAAGTCATTTTCATCAGACGACTTCGGATCTCTTGGGACCTCCCTTGACGTGACTTCTATggatattaaaaagaaaactgggcCAATGTTTACATGCCAGGAATGTGGCCGAGTCTTTAGTAAACTGTGCTCATACTCTACTCACACTCTGTGGCATATTAAGAGAAGAAATTCAGCATCTGCCTTGGCTGTACCAGATTTAAATCAAGTAGCGCAGGGTCAGGAGAGGAGGATACCGGAAGCCCAAGTCCCCTCTGTATCTGCTGAGCATCGGAGTAATGGGGCAAAAGCCATGGCAGCCAATACTTTCACTTGCCAGGAATGCGGCAGAGTGTTTCATAAGTCTTCGGCTTACTCCAACCATACTCGTTGGCACATCAAAGAACGAGAGCTTGTGCTACGTGTTAAGGCTGCATCCCAGACTGCCCTGGTGACAGGTGATGCCAATGCCATGGGACATTATCTAAATAAGTCTTCGAAAGAGAGCAATTGTAAATCTCTGCCTGTTTCTGGCCTCGAGGATGATCATTTGCAAGCTTATGGTTTCCTGGCCAGCCACCCTAACTTGGAGGCACAAGAAAGTCTCAGTATGCTTGCTGATCTTGACCAGCAAAAGGCTTCTGTAGAAGTCCCAGAATTCATTTACGAGCTAGTAGTAGGGACCGAAAGTTTCCACGAGGGTTTAACGAGTACAGATCCTCAGATACTCCAAAGCGTAGAGGTTCTAGAGCCTGCGGAAGAGACCATATCAAGGACTCAAACCAGTTCCTTCAGTTCTGTCACCAATGAACCCAGTATGAGTTCTGTTCCACCAACTATGGAGTTACCTTACGAGCTTTTGGTTCACCTTTTTAAAAAGCCAAGGCCACCATACAGATGTCAGGACTGTGGCGTGTACTTTTTCCAGTTATGGAGGATGAAGTTACACCAGAACAAAGGTGCAATGAGATCTCGGTGGAAGAAACACCGTTGCAATTGTGGCCGGTCTCCGGTGGGTTTACTCCACTTCCTCCGCCACCAGTTGCAGCATCTAAGCAACACATCTTTTACCTGTGCCACGTGTGGAAAATTGTTGAGAGGTTACCAGCAGCTTCATGCCCACAGTTGGGAGCACCCGCTTGTATCCCAATTCACGTGCAAATGTGGAGCACGGTTTAGCCAATTGCCGAGATATCTGTGGCACTCCATATTGAACAAGACGAAGGATGGAATACGCTCTCAGAAGAGCCCGGCTGCAACATGA